From a region of the Panicum virgatum strain AP13 chromosome 2K, P.virgatum_v5, whole genome shotgun sequence genome:
- the LOC120684513 gene encoding zinc finger BED domain-containing protein RICESLEEPER 2-like isoform X1, whose amino-acid sequence MRSAPSQIGTASFPSPHPPPPTIAGLHASRSQEPITPLPPYIDPCPSPSYPESPYFACEERVGSPRAPTSPTTMGTSSFADFEEDVEIDGADGNNNSDQPETHGANVSMAATIARATKRFRSQCWKEYVPILEDGVVVQGKCKHCEDIIGAKRGSGTSALLTHLRRCRKQSRALRIVEDLSSTLRSPCGSRLKDWSYDPDVSRYHLMRMISLHGLPFLVTEYDGLRSFVESLNPLFKMPCRTTARNGCMKAFQEMKAELKDIFKNENCRFSLTADMWTSNQTLGYIVVTCHFVDANWKLQKRIIKFLDVKTPHTGMELFNQILNCVQDWSIEDKLFGITLDNAAANNTMAALLKKNLVDKKYIPADGDLLHHRCAGHVFNLIVKDGLTFVEPIVEDIRESIKYIRSSQSRKQMFKEIVARLGITSKKKPGLDVTTRWNSTLSMLEAAIKFRAAFDTLKSEDQKYTYAPSAEQWTRAEVLCKVLAVFKDATEVISGIEYPTSNLYFHHMWKIKLTLEQDSNIELAEIANVLEGMKKKFKKYWRISYILLAVPMVFDPRFKLKFLEFLFTKSYPNTGKQKIDEVKKLVLGLFSSYSTQQAEQQVKQAENAEKSSVGEDVWTAWDQQLLNDRETHMATELDRYLEESPIPRSEEFDILKWWMGNSLKYPTLARIARDLLAVPASAVASESAFSTGKKLSVTIAAA is encoded by the exons ATGAGATCCGCTCCTTCTCAGATTGGAACTGCAAGCTTTCCGTCCCCGCACCCGCCGCCACCAACGATTGCAG GGCTCCATGCAAGCCGAAGCCAAGAGCCTATTACTCCTCTGCCACCTTATATTGATCCGTGTCCTTCCCCATCGTACCCTGAAAGTCCCTACTTTGCTTGTGAGGAACGTGTGGGCTCCCCACGAGCACCCACTTCCCCAACAACAATGGGCACGAGTTCATTTGCTG ATTTTGAAGAAGACGTTGAAATAGATGGTGCCGATGGTAACAACAATAGTGACCAACCTGAGACTCATGGGGCTAATGTATCTATGGCTGCAACTATTGCAAGAGCAACAAAAAGGTTCAGATCTCAATGCTGGAAGGAGTATGTTCCAATACTCGAGGATGGAGTGGTGGTTCAAGGAAAGTGCAAACATTGTGAGGATATTATTGGTGCAAAGCGTGGTTCAGGAACAAGCGCGCTTCTAACCCATTTGAGGAGATGTAGGAAACAGAGTAGGGCTCTCAGGATAGTAGAAGACTTGAGCTCTACATTGAGGTCTCCTTGTGGAAGTCGTTTAAAGGATTGGAGCTATGATCCAGATGTTTCACGATATCATCTGATGCGGATGATATCCTTGCATGGGCTTCCCTTCCTGGTTACGGAGTATGATGGACTTAGGAGCTTTGTTGAAAGCCTGAACCCATTGTTTAAGATGCCTTGCAGGACAACAGCTAGGAATGGATGCATGAAAGCTTTTCAAGAGATGAAAGCTGAGCTTAAGGATATATTCAAGAATGAAAATTGTAGGTTCTCTTTGACAGCGGACATGTGGACTAGCAATCAAACCCTAGGCTACATCGTTGTTACATGTCATTTCGTTGATGCTAATTGGAAACTACAGAAAAGGATAATCAAGTTTCTAGATGTGAAGACACCGCACACTGGAATGGAGTTATTCAACCAGATCCTCAACTGTGTTCAAGATTGGTCAATTGAAGACAAGCTGTTTGGGATCACACTTGATAATGCTGCAGCAAACAATACAATGGCTGCCCTGTTGAAGAAAAATCTTGTGGATAAGAAATATATACCAGCAGATGGAGATTTGCTTCACCATCGGTGTGCTGGACATGTCTTCAATCTCATTGTTAAGGATGGGCTTACGTTTGTGGAACCAATTGTTGAGGACATTCGTGAGAGTATCAAGTACATTCGCTCTTCACAGTCTAGAAAACAAATGTTCAAGGAAATAGTTGCACGGTTAGGCATTACATCTAAGAAGAAGCCAGGCCTTGACGTGACCACACGTTGGAACTCAACGCTGTCAATGCTTGAAGCAGCCATTAAGTTTAGGGCAGCATTTGACACACTAAAATCAGAGGACCAAAAATACACTTATGCACCCTCTGCTGAACAATGGACAAGAGCTGAAGTACTTTGTAAGGTGTTGGCAGTCTTCAAAGATGCAACTGAAGTCATCTCAGGCATAGAATACCCTACCTCAAACCTCTATTTCCATCACATGTGGAAGATCAAGCTAACTTTGGAACAAGATTCAAACATAGAACTTGCTGAAATTGCCAATGTATTGGAAGGgatgaagaagaaattcaagaaGTATTGGAGAATATCATATATACTGCTAGCTGTCCCTATGGTTTTTGACCCAAGGTTTAAGCTTAAGTTTCTTGAATTTCTTTTTACCAAGTCCTATCCTAACACTGGCAAGCAAAAGATTGATGAAGTGAAAAAACTTGTGCTTGGGTTATTTTCATCATATTCAACTCAGCAAGCAGAGCAGCAAGTAAAGCAAGCTGAAAATGCTGAAAAGAGTTCAGTAGGGGAAGATGTATGGACTGCATGGGATCAGCAACTTCTCAATGACCGTGAAACTCATATGGCCACAGAGCTTGATAGATATTTGGAGGAGAGTCCAATCCCACGGTCAGAAGAATTCGATATATTGAAGTGGTGGATGGGCAACTCACTGAAGTATCCAACTCTTGCTCGCATAGCACGGGATTTGCTAGCTGTTCCAGCTTCCGCTGTAGCATCTGAGTCAGCTTTTAGCACAGGAAAAAAATTATCAGTGACCATCGCAGCAGCTTAG
- the LOC120684513 gene encoding zinc finger BED domain-containing protein RICESLEEPER 2-like isoform X2: MGTSSFADFEEDVEIDGADGNNNSDQPETHGANVSMAATIARATKRFRSQCWKEYVPILEDGVVVQGKCKHCEDIIGAKRGSGTSALLTHLRRCRKQSRALRIVEDLSSTLRSPCGSRLKDWSYDPDVSRYHLMRMISLHGLPFLVTEYDGLRSFVESLNPLFKMPCRTTARNGCMKAFQEMKAELKDIFKNENCRFSLTADMWTSNQTLGYIVVTCHFVDANWKLQKRIIKFLDVKTPHTGMELFNQILNCVQDWSIEDKLFGITLDNAAANNTMAALLKKNLVDKKYIPADGDLLHHRCAGHVFNLIVKDGLTFVEPIVEDIRESIKYIRSSQSRKQMFKEIVARLGITSKKKPGLDVTTRWNSTLSMLEAAIKFRAAFDTLKSEDQKYTYAPSAEQWTRAEVLCKVLAVFKDATEVISGIEYPTSNLYFHHMWKIKLTLEQDSNIELAEIANVLEGMKKKFKKYWRISYILLAVPMVFDPRFKLKFLEFLFTKSYPNTGKQKIDEVKKLVLGLFSSYSTQQAEQQVKQAENAEKSSVGEDVWTAWDQQLLNDRETHMATELDRYLEESPIPRSEEFDILKWWMGNSLKYPTLARIARDLLAVPASAVASESAFSTGKKLSVTIAAA, from the exons ATGGGCACGAGTTCATTTGCTG ATTTTGAAGAAGACGTTGAAATAGATGGTGCCGATGGTAACAACAATAGTGACCAACCTGAGACTCATGGGGCTAATGTATCTATGGCTGCAACTATTGCAAGAGCAACAAAAAGGTTCAGATCTCAATGCTGGAAGGAGTATGTTCCAATACTCGAGGATGGAGTGGTGGTTCAAGGAAAGTGCAAACATTGTGAGGATATTATTGGTGCAAAGCGTGGTTCAGGAACAAGCGCGCTTCTAACCCATTTGAGGAGATGTAGGAAACAGAGTAGGGCTCTCAGGATAGTAGAAGACTTGAGCTCTACATTGAGGTCTCCTTGTGGAAGTCGTTTAAAGGATTGGAGCTATGATCCAGATGTTTCACGATATCATCTGATGCGGATGATATCCTTGCATGGGCTTCCCTTCCTGGTTACGGAGTATGATGGACTTAGGAGCTTTGTTGAAAGCCTGAACCCATTGTTTAAGATGCCTTGCAGGACAACAGCTAGGAATGGATGCATGAAAGCTTTTCAAGAGATGAAAGCTGAGCTTAAGGATATATTCAAGAATGAAAATTGTAGGTTCTCTTTGACAGCGGACATGTGGACTAGCAATCAAACCCTAGGCTACATCGTTGTTACATGTCATTTCGTTGATGCTAATTGGAAACTACAGAAAAGGATAATCAAGTTTCTAGATGTGAAGACACCGCACACTGGAATGGAGTTATTCAACCAGATCCTCAACTGTGTTCAAGATTGGTCAATTGAAGACAAGCTGTTTGGGATCACACTTGATAATGCTGCAGCAAACAATACAATGGCTGCCCTGTTGAAGAAAAATCTTGTGGATAAGAAATATATACCAGCAGATGGAGATTTGCTTCACCATCGGTGTGCTGGACATGTCTTCAATCTCATTGTTAAGGATGGGCTTACGTTTGTGGAACCAATTGTTGAGGACATTCGTGAGAGTATCAAGTACATTCGCTCTTCACAGTCTAGAAAACAAATGTTCAAGGAAATAGTTGCACGGTTAGGCATTACATCTAAGAAGAAGCCAGGCCTTGACGTGACCACACGTTGGAACTCAACGCTGTCAATGCTTGAAGCAGCCATTAAGTTTAGGGCAGCATTTGACACACTAAAATCAGAGGACCAAAAATACACTTATGCACCCTCTGCTGAACAATGGACAAGAGCTGAAGTACTTTGTAAGGTGTTGGCAGTCTTCAAAGATGCAACTGAAGTCATCTCAGGCATAGAATACCCTACCTCAAACCTCTATTTCCATCACATGTGGAAGATCAAGCTAACTTTGGAACAAGATTCAAACATAGAACTTGCTGAAATTGCCAATGTATTGGAAGGgatgaagaagaaattcaagaaGTATTGGAGAATATCATATATACTGCTAGCTGTCCCTATGGTTTTTGACCCAAGGTTTAAGCTTAAGTTTCTTGAATTTCTTTTTACCAAGTCCTATCCTAACACTGGCAAGCAAAAGATTGATGAAGTGAAAAAACTTGTGCTTGGGTTATTTTCATCATATTCAACTCAGCAAGCAGAGCAGCAAGTAAAGCAAGCTGAAAATGCTGAAAAGAGTTCAGTAGGGGAAGATGTATGGACTGCATGGGATCAGCAACTTCTCAATGACCGTGAAACTCATATGGCCACAGAGCTTGATAGATATTTGGAGGAGAGTCCAATCCCACGGTCAGAAGAATTCGATATATTGAAGTGGTGGATGGGCAACTCACTGAAGTATCCAACTCTTGCTCGCATAGCACGGGATTTGCTAGCTGTTCCAGCTTCCGCTGTAGCATCTGAGTCAGCTTTTAGCACAGGAAAAAAATTATCAGTGACCATCGCAGCAGCTTAG
- the LOC120684522 gene encoding uncharacterized protein LOC120684522 isoform X1: MWPWSMMIHDAFCKDGSAFLFSVLYFQSLRSTPVSSIKVYACREFRSIRTEELTNMASSGMKDFYRQKKKGGVTKAASPSNKKTKQYTVGASVGAPDTAQTSALVSHGSWDLKDDFGEQEEQLRQYDLDMKFGPCIGVTRLQRWERASAMGLQPPAHLRDLLLRVPSTKDRSDPYVGCLWEGKV, translated from the exons ATGTGGCCATGGTCAATGATGATACATGATGCTTTCTGCAAAGATGGTAGTGCTTTCTTGTTTTCTGTTTTGTATTTCCAGAGCCTCAGGTCTACTCCTGTGTCTAGCATCAAGGTGTATGCTTGCAGGGAGTTCAGATCGATAAG GACTGAAGAATTGACAAACATGGCATCTAGTGGCATGAAAGATTTTTACCGGCAGAAAAAGAAAGGAGGTGTGACCAAGGCGGCATCACCTTCCAATAAGAAAACAAAGCAGTACACTGTCGGGGCCTCCGTCGGGGCCCCAGATACTGCTCAGACATCAGCACTTGTTTCTCATGGCTCCTGGGATCTCAAAG ATGATTTTGGTGAGCAAGAGGAGCAGCTGCGGCAATACGACTTGGACATGAAGTTTGGCCCATGTATTGGTGTCACCCGGCTTCAGCGCTGGGAGCGCGCTTCTGCCATgggcctccagccaccagcccatCTCCGGGATCTCTTGCTGCGTGTTCCATCAACGAAGGATCGCAGTGATCCTTATGTCGGGTGCCTATGGGAGGGTAAAGTCTAG
- the LOC120684522 gene encoding DNA polymerase delta subunit 4-like isoform X2, producing MASSGMKDFYRQKKKGGVTKAASPSNKKTKQYTVGASVGAPDTAQTSALVSHGSWDLKDDFGEQEEQLRQYDLDMKFGPCIGVTRLQRWERASAMGLQPPAHLRDLLLRVPSTKDRSDPYVGCLWEGKV from the exons ATGGCATCTAGTGGCATGAAAGATTTTTACCGGCAGAAAAAGAAAGGAGGTGTGACCAAGGCGGCATCACCTTCCAATAAGAAAACAAAGCAGTACACTGTCGGGGCCTCCGTCGGGGCCCCAGATACTGCTCAGACATCAGCACTTGTTTCTCATGGCTCCTGGGATCTCAAAG ATGATTTTGGTGAGCAAGAGGAGCAGCTGCGGCAATACGACTTGGACATGAAGTTTGGCCCATGTATTGGTGTCACCCGGCTTCAGCGCTGGGAGCGCGCTTCTGCCATgggcctccagccaccagcccatCTCCGGGATCTCTTGCTGCGTGTTCCATCAACGAAGGATCGCAGTGATCCTTATGTCGGGTGCCTATGGGAGGGTAAAGTCTAG